CCCCTGAAGCGGGGAAACCTGAGTACCTGGatgaaaccccatgatgacatggggagaacatgcaaactccacattcATGGAGCCAGGGTGGAGACTTGAGTTGtggtcctagaggtgtgaggtaacagtgcacCAACGTGCCACCCCACATGAAAAATATATACTATGTATATGACGTACTATACAGATTGACTGTATTTTTACACATTGACTAGATTTAAtgtcttaattttttttggctATAACCTGTAAGCAAATTTATTTGCACACTCTAAGTTAATCTGATATCTCTAATAAAAGAGATGCTGAACATGAAGATGTTGTTTTTTGGAGAAACAATAACAAACGTGTATTGTCTTGATGTATAGCAGACTGTGTGTTACTGTTACTATTCCACAAATAATTTTTATTGATATGAGCCAAGCATTGTAAATGGTCATTTATTTCCATTCCTTCCACATTTCAAGTCATCAATTTCAGGTCAGACTCTCTAAAGCAAGGAAGCAATAACTCAATAAATAATGTGAATAttaatactgtatatttatatggacacacatttaaaataaagccaGCATTTACAGGAAATTTACAGGCAGGCTTGTGATCAGAAGCAGGACAGTTCACTGTGATGATCCCTGGTCCCTCCTAATGGACACATTCAACCTcatatatgtatttatgtacCATTGATCAGGTTTGGCTTTAAAACAATGCAAAAAATATAGAATTGATCTCTGTTCTGTTACAcagagtccatccatccatccatccatccatccattcatccacgcTCAAGCACACAGAGCATTATATAGTTGAATCCCTTCATCAGTGAAAATCACATTCTGCTGTCAGACAGACCACCTATTGAGCagcatggtcacatggtcacatatGTATACCCAGGACAGAacaataccaagaatgcaatgAATGCTGGTATTGTAGAGACATAATGGCCACACTACTGCAGTAGAAGCTGGAATTTATTTCGGTACAAAAGTGTTTTCCAAATGTCTCAAAAGCAGTGCATCATTTTGCACTGCAGCATCAAGGGAGAAGTACTTCTGTTCTCAGGCCCCAACTACAGAGAAATCATAAAAATATACGAAATGTTCACAGTAACTGCAGACAATGCAGTCCTTGGCCTTACAATACATACAAAGCAAATAGATAAAGTTGGTTCTTATGCATCTACCTTTCAATAGGAAAAGTTTAGTTTTAGTGCCCTTTGAGTAAGTCATGCAAAGTGAACGGACAAAAATGTGGAATGGGAGGTAACACTAAATAGACTctcagcccaccccccccccccgaagaaaATCCTGAGACTGGGGGCAGCATGTGTTTTTAGGTGTGGTCCCGCCAGTTGGCGTGCTTGGGGGCCTTGCAGGAGTGAACATCGGCCACTTCCTCGCAGTCCTTGCACTCTACCGCGCAGCACCAGCGGAATTTGCACTCGCACTGGGTGATGCGCCACATGCGCATGGTGTCGTATCCCCGGCCGCAGCACATGATCTCGCAGCCGTCCGGCCCGTGTGACGACTTGTTGCAGATGCGTCCCGCTGTGCCCAAGGAGCCTAGGGCAGGGATAGTTAGAAGAGATTGGAGAAATGAGCTAACTTTGGTAAACTTGCCTGCACACTATGGCAATGCCTGCTAGCTGTCATTTGATCCATTTTCTATGCTACCAGAGATAGCTGATTACACCCCCACCTCCAAAAACATccttatttcattcattttgatCATTGACCCACCTGCCACTTTATCCATAAGGCAGTAGTCAGGAGAGCTCTCCACATACACCAGATCACTCTTGGTCACCTTCCTGAGGGCTTTCTTGGGGACTGCAAAGCCCGTGCCGTCCTGGTTCATCGTGACCTCGATGGCCGTGTTGTATTTCTTCCGGAGGTAGTCTCCAGTCTTCCGGAAGTCGGACATAGCCAGCCAGCATGTCCGGAGTTCACACGAGCCGCTGATCCCATGGCACTTGCACTCTAGCTTCATAAACCGCTTCACAGCCTGTGGAAGGAAAGAGTCATTGTAGTATAGAATCAATGTAGTATGTAAAGGACTGAACCTGTGACGGACTTCTTTCCAGCACATTTGTGAGCGTGGCATGATTTCAGTGCTTATGTTCTGATCTTATGTTGCATTTCTTGTCCTTGAACGGTCTCATTAGATTCTTGCTTTGCTGGAAGTCgttctgtagctcctgctccaatactgATTACACTAGTACCTGGGCGTTCATTgaaagctcagcctagctgcaacTGTGTAGTTCACTTCTTCATGTCATGTATttttgcaatgtgctatttgcctcacttgcaTGTTGCTTTAGACCAGGGTTCCCAAATTCCAGTTCTTGAGGGCCAAAGTCTGACACGCCTTAATCAGCTAATGGCCAGGTTAAGTAGATGTGTTTCATTCACATTCATTCatatattcttttctttttgtcaATGAAGCTATTACAATAgaaaaatataatacaatacataATAATTTTATTCCAATAGGCAGTGCTATATCCTATTTAGGGGGACGTCGACCCCGTCTTTCGCCTCAAAAAAGTCATTCCCTAATACAGGGGATCCCATAAAATTTTGTGACTTCTTCTGAGTGAGAAGTGGCTTTCAAGTGGCAGAATAGTGGTAAATAATCAGCAAGCTCTGCTCTATTTCCTCCCCTTCATTTGAAATTTCTTGGTTTGAACCAAACAAAGCGTGATGCTTTCTAGAACCTCTGACCTGAAGTATATGAGGATTTATTACGCCTGTTAGTCACCAGTTCTCTAATACATATGCTACCTGTTCCATATAGCCAGCTAGCGTTAAATTCTTAGCGACCACTCACCATTCTTCCACAGCGGTTGTTGTGTAGGTTCATCAGGGCACGGGCATCCCTGACTGTCTTCTCCCTGGCGTCCACAAAGGCCTTGGCGAATTTGATCCCAAAGTTGACATGATCGCTGCAGCCACCCCAGTCGAAGTTGCCCCTGTCATCCCTGGCCCGGCCCCTCTTATGAGGGTCACAGTTGCAGATCTTGAGCTCCCCCTGGCTGCAAGCCCGGGTAATTGCGTAAACAACTCCGGCTGACGAGATGGCGTAAACAAATGCTGCTTCCCGGCTGCCTACAGCATAAGGTAAGAAAGCTAAAGTATGAAAAGATTCAGACTCGATGTATGTAGACTGTACTTGATgtattgtgtatttttattgtagTCTTTAATAAATTGTAGAGAATTCTAACTGTGAAAAAACAATGGTAGGACAATACACTTTGCATGGTGTGACTTGGCGTGCTACAGTTCACCGGTCACAATATGCATGTTTTTTGCAGTGACAGTCCCTTACTGGTGTCACAATGTCACGCTGCATGTCGTCAACCATTCTGTATGTTTATGTTTCAAAGAAAATGTGAGCTACTGTCCTCTTAACATCTCTGCTGTGTATGGAACATAGTAAATGATTACAAATTCAGCAATTTTGTTTCCAGTTTTTCTCATCACCAAAAGTTTTGtggcataaaaaaaaatcggTCTCATAATTTTCATGTAGCATCAGCTAAAATACAGTCCAAGGTTTCAGGCTCAGTTGCTACTGGAGATTTTCATAGAGTATGGATGCCAGGATGATGTTTGTGTTGATGTGAAATAACAGCTagatttgtttattatttacatATGTAAACCATGCAAACCCTAGCCAGTAGCCCACACTTCAAAGACAAACTGAATTTCCTCAATTGGGATGTTTTGCCTCTCAAAAAATCCCAGCAGCACTCACTGCGCAGCATGATGCGACCAAAGACACTGTGATCGCGGTCTAGCGTGCTGCAGTTCCAGCGGTGGTGCCGGAACTGGTGCTGACACTCGCGGATCCACTCGCCAGCGCCCTCGCCCACCGACTGCATCAGGTCCGGATGCTGCTGGCACAGCTGCCGCTGCTTGTTCACCAGGCCTGGGATGTTGTCACAGATAACCCGCACCCCCAGTGCTCCGATGTACCTGCAGAGCAGCGCCAAACATGGGTGTAAAAGTGCCCGACAGAAACCATGATGCCGTGTTTTTGTACAATAGGGCTTGTAGTTATATTCTGAATGCATGCTAAAGGTGTACTATTGCAGTTAAAAACAGACTAATCATTACTGTGATAAATTACTGTTACATTATTatactatattattattattactaagaCAATTTATACAAAGCAGCTTATACAGCTTTCAGATTTGCCATTTCCCATTTGCGGCGCTTCTTAAAAATTCAGTTTAGGTTTCTCTCGGGAATTGAATCTGCAAATGTTTTGACTACATGTCCAGCATACTGCTATGTAATGATTTCCCCTGTGGAGTACACAGACTACACTCCCAGTACACACTGTGTACATAGACCTCCAGCTCAATGTTTGGAAATCCCAGTGAGGAGAATAATTAGTATTATATATTAACCATACATAATGGTCCGTTGAACAGAGAGGGTAACAGATGACCAACAAAACAAATAACCACTGAGGCTTTCAGTCAAAAGCTCGATACATTCTGACCCAtctacatcagtgtttcccaatccggtccttggggacccacactcggctcatgtttttgctccctccaagctccctgccagatagtgatagtccacatttttgctcactCCCAActcctggtagggagcaaaaatgtggactgtctgtgggtctctgagaagcggattgggaaacactgattcaCATATTTGGATATTTGTTTTGAGGGTTATATAAGTTATGTGTTTTGCTGATGGGGTGTAGACTACAGCCTCCCCAGAGGTGACAACTGTCACGTTGAGAGACCTCCTCTGTACTCAATACTTTGCACCCTGTGACTCAGACTGGCCTGATTCATGGTGGACATCCCCTCATCCCGCTATGATAGAAAAACTGTTTCCACTCCACTTATGGCACTCTGTGTCCCATTCCTTCAAAATCTCATCTGGCAGTCATGCTACACAGAGACAGCATGTTTATGCTCACGTTGGATTTAAACGACCAGAGATTTGCCCCGGCTGGCTCGCGGCTGGGAGCCTGTGCTGTCAGATCCAGGACACTTTGCTTATCTAAACCATCATAAAGATAAGTACAGTGCTCCAGCCCTGTAAATTATGACGAGAGAAATATCCCGCTGGCCAAAGTAACGACAGCACAGTACATGGAATAACGGCAGAATCCAGTTTATTTCCAGAATCAGTACAAAAACAACTTGTTTATTTGAGTTCAAAATTTTATGTGCGGTAACTCGATCTCCTTTCACTCGCTCAACATGCTGGGGGTAGCGTCACAGGGCAAGCCAAAGAACTAAGGCCACTGCAATAGAGAAAAACACTTCACTACAATGAGTAAATTGACTTAAACTTTCCTGATAGAGCAAAGAGTATTACACAACAAGAATGCCATACACAATAGGCATTTTTGTGAAATAATACACTACAGCAGAAGTTTCACCTTTTTTCTATCAAAGCACAAAAGCAGAGACACTTAACCTGAAACATCTTCCTATATTTAGTAAAATATCATTATTGTATCTTAGTTGTTATTATCAAAACATGATGGTTGCTATGTGATGATTGTTGTAAATCGGTTCAGCGACAGGTCACATGGTATAAAAGGAATTGAAATGAAAACAGATAAAAATCTATTTCAATATGAACAATCTGAAATCAAATATAGAAAGAGGTTCTGACTCAAGGTCTGAGGGAGAGAGAACTGTGCAAGGTTAGGATGGCTTAACTCTGCATATCTATGGCTCTACAGCTGGGGTGGGCAATTGTATCTGCAAAGGGCCACTGTGTATGTGGATTTTCggtgcaactccctaattatattactaattacaGGACCGATTGGCTGATGAGTCCTcatacctgggtttgaacagctgacctaaaggtgaTCTCAATAACCTGCACGCACACTAGCCACCCCACTGCTCTACAGTCTTAGCCTTTGCACTGAGGCTAGTCAATGCAAAGGCTAATAGTCTGTAATAGATTACCAAGTCTGATTGATACTAGGACCCTTCCCGTCTGgttttacataatatttagcaCCATTTCATAACAATGTCAAACACACTGCGCTGACATCCCCTGTTAGCTTCATTTATCAGTTAACATACATTAAATTACTGTAAAATCAGCAGCATCCATTGgatcttcctttgtttttccaTAAAGGAAATGCTGAAAGAAGTGCAGGGCTTGATGGTACTTTCCCATCAAGAGAAGCTTCTGTTTTGAGTGTTTATGTTGATTCACTTATTATTTACAGGTGGGAACAACATTTACTGCAGGTTTACCTTTAAATTATACAGGTCTTGAGGCACTGTTAAAACTCCTCTTTGTCAACcagtatattataatatatcaaatatattatatttaaaacCAAAAAGCGCCATCGGAAGTTACCTATAATAATAGAATCTAATAATGAACGCAGCATGTACCTGTATACTGACCAATTTAGTTTGCTTCCTGTGAGATGTCACAATCTACACATGACCATGAGTtatattttttagttttattattaaagttAATCTACCCCCCATCCATAAATCTGCATATTCTATAATGGTGCATGGTTATGATGAAAAGCCTGTTACAGTGCGTATGGCACACATTGTTCTTTAGACATTTATACGTAATAAAATTCTGAAGCCAACACACTTAAATGCCAAAGGTGTAGCATTTTCAGCAGCTATGATACCTTATTAATGTCCAAACTAAACAACCATTTTAACAGAAATATTGCATAAATGTTTATAACAAAatcattgtttaaaaaaatacactgtGTAGGACAGAACGTGTGAGAAGAGGTGTCTTTGATAACTTGCTTTGCTTTAGAATGCCAAGAAtaatccaaagcaacatatgaGCAACATTAACACACACATTATGAATCACTGTCTTTAATACAGTGCTGCTTCTTAAAATACGTTTACTTCTTTTTTTGTTCGTTTTTCAATGGCCCTTTAACATGGGAATCGCTGagcatatttattgtttttcaaGATATGaaattgtttattaatattacacTGAACCGAAACATTTCCTTCTTCAGAAATATGCACGAAAGGCAACTGATTCCTGAACACTCGTATAATTAACCACAATATCAATATCACGTTTGTTTCGGTCTCCTGTAAATATTTTATCCTAAAGTTCAAGAGCTGCACCGATCTTCTCTCATTATGAGTTATTTCAATTGTACTGATCGAGTGTTTCAGCTAAATAGTTTTAAAACAGTAGCTCAATTAGGCCCAAGTGCTATAGTAGACCACTTACATCTAATTAATGAAAATCAACATCTTGCCATTTGCGCATGTTTCCCCGCATGCTAAATAGCCTACATGTTTATGgcttaattttaaatatatgtaaatatgttgCACTTACTCTTAAattgttttgtcatttattgGTATTATGATATAAATATCCAGGATATGCGTAGATATCGTTAATATATCTTAATGTCTATTGTGGAAAAGAAATACATTTAATGAATTACTCGGAAATATAACATTAATCAGACATGTTTTGTTTAACGGGGGGAAAAAACGAATTTTCCGCCTCAgtaatgcagttaacaccgtaTATTCATTGCTAATTGATTATTAATAGGCCTTGACAGGTCTGCATGCAATGTACGTGTTCTATTCAAAAGTGGATGTGAATAAAATACTCACCACCAAGAAGAGTCCACTCTTGGAGTTAAAAGGAGTAGGAGTAAAATAAAGGCAAAGCACAGCCTGAAGTAGGCACTTGAGCTGTCCGAGGAAGGTGAGCCTTTTCTAGACAGATGTATCAGTCCTACATCTGCTCTAGATACAGCGGCTCTGCAGTGAGTCCGTGAAGTACTCTGAATCCTACATAAACTAAACATTTTGTTCTTGCCTAAGTATCAAAGGACGGCAGCGAAAAAAAGATATATAGTAAATTTATTACCGTTGATTACGAGTTAAGCAATGTATTACAATTAACTAGATTTGTTACATACAGACGAGTTCCAAGTGTATTTCAAAGCTGCGCAATTTGATTAATTTTTATACATCGATCGGTTCATCGAATCGACCTTGTTATACGACGTAATCCAAAGAGTGCCTGAACACTCAAAGCAAAGCTGACAATTCAAGTCAAGGGATCCGCTCCGGAGATGTAATTTATCACGTGTATCAAGAAGGAAGGCAAGTTTGATGCGCGCTCTCTCCTCTCGAAGTAAATCCAGCACTCCGCAAGTGACTGGCCAGATACGTTATTTTCGTTCACATTACGCATTGTTTTAGACGTGAATTCCATTTGGTCATAGGTTCACACTTCCAAGCCTTTGTTTCTCCTATTCTCCTTTTCATAATTATTAGCAGCTCTTCAGTCCTAAAGGAGAAAAACTTGACTATTTAGACAAAATCTTACACTCAGGGGTGGGCAGAGGGAAAATGCGGACAATTCCCTTTGCCTCCCGTTTTCATTCTGGGCAGTATCAGCGACTGATGAGTGGAGTGTGGCTGTTGTGTGGGATGTAGCCTACTCCTTTCAAGCTGATTCGGAGAGGTACTGACTGCCAAATGACCTGTCGAAACGACTCTTAAACAGTAACACGATATGTAATATTTAACATATAGTACAGCACAATGAAAAATATGTaagaaaacaaaactaaatCCAAACTCGCTATAACACATAATAAATGTGACGAAATAAAATTGTATTCCTTTACATGCTAAAACATTGCAAACACTGATTTCAGTAAACGTGATTAGCGTCCAACCAACTGTTAATTATTCCGATTTACGTTATTGTGGCTATAGTTAGGTTTTTGTCAGTTGATATTATCATTAATttgtgaataataataattgaacaATATCACAGAAAATAAGATACATTTGAAGCTAAAACTGTGAAATATATTTAACTGACATGCTTTTAATCTCTAGCCATTCGTACAtggcagttggaagatggagtGATCCTAAAATTGATTAAATTATAGTAATTTCGTGATGGCCTCTTTTCACCTGATGAAAGCCAAAATAATACCCATAAATCGTATTCTTTAGACGCCACTAGACCTTAGAATTGCAGGGTTCTATTTAACAAGTTATGAAACAACGTTCAAGTTCTAATGGGTTTGTATCCATCAAAATACAAACATCCATCAAAACATGTAATATGGAAACAGACCGTTCATACTAGTGAAGGTCCATTTGCGACAGAAATTCTGAAACCCTATAATTACAATTCTTGTTTTATTAAGATGACTGCAATACTTGTATCAAACGTCAGAATATCTGCAGTCCTCGTTACAAATTGCATTCAAACGGAACTTTATAATAAGATATTTACTGCAGTTTGTATTTTGTTAAAAAGCCGCATGTAAACTATTTTTAATAGGCTGTTTTCTTCTTTAAGACATGAAACTTATATCGTTTATTTACTCGCTGCTTGATCAATTAACTCCACAGCCAGGAGATA
This genomic interval from Paramormyrops kingsleyae isolate MSU_618 chromosome 8, PKINGS_0.4, whole genome shotgun sequence contains the following:
- the LOC111839828 gene encoding protein Wnt-2b-A-like, whose product is MFSLCRIQSTSRTHCRAAVSRADVGLIHLSRKGSPSSDSSSAYFRLCFAFILLLLLLTPRVDSSWWYIGALGVRVICDNIPGLVNKQRQLCQQHPDLMQSVGEGAGEWIRECQHQFRHHRWNCSTLDRDHSVFGRIMLRSSREAAFVYAISSAGVVYAITRACSQGELKICNCDPHKRGRARDDRGNFDWGGCSDHVNFGIKFAKAFVDAREKTVRDARALMNLHNNRCGRMAVKRFMKLECKCHGISGSCELRTCWLAMSDFRKTGDYLRKKYNTAIEVTMNQDGTGFAVPKKALRKVTKSDLVYVESSPDYCLMDKVAGSLGTAGRICNKSSHGPDGCEIMCCGRGYDTMRMWRITQCECKFRWCCAVECKDCEEVADVHSCKAPKHANWRDHT